A window from Plasmodium relictum strain SGS1 genome assembly, chromosome: 7 encodes these proteins:
- a CDS encoding monocarboxylate transporter, putative, with protein sequence MNCIPKTVIPYIVLFGAFLYNLNIGVVNSYGNLNIYLTSYLRYKGNYVTYKDVSIIYELCIITLGVSMLIGNHVQKKLGVRATILLCSFNTFLAFYLSSIYVHSYFLLCLFMGIMHGIGYGISFTIPLSCTYKYFKNNRGLISGIVISAISLCPFLYCPLQTLLINKNNVLPSMEANSDSKELYFNDEEVLNRLSHVLFIQSIMALFLCSLGGFLATIDIKESNENSEKVLAKEIDMKNSDNKIVNLEENEVVLLPQEKEETFQNDLTNEFKENNKNDSIIYDENGNCKDGAGTCLTERFIKNNNSINDSNNEIQATDVNGYKKENNSLCNKKNDKLNTYENECKKKFYNIKCTEDKNFIILWLSIVLFNSYINFIIMYWKIIGINYTNVEDKIITLNGSFANSVSNIIGRLIWGYLYDKFDFSYILLLLGSCVFSCCFILPLISHIYILYLLICSIFYFCIGGSLVTIPVVTLKKYGEQYFSLNMSILYTSRIANTFICSLLVNVFYSLLTLKYISISFGLVSFLSTISIFYLTK encoded by the exons ATGAACTGTATACCTAAAACAGTAATACCATATATTGTATTATTTGGTGcctttttatataatctCAACATag gagTAGTAAATTCCTATGGAaacttaaatatttatttgacTTCTTATTTAAGATATAAAGGTAATTATGTAACTTACAAAGACGTATCTATTATTTATGAGTTATGCATAATTACTTTAGGAGTTTCAATGTTAATTGGAAATCATGTTCAGAAAAAATTAGGCGTGAGAGCAACTATACTATTATGTAGTTTTAATACATTCTTAGCATTTTATTTATCATCAATATATGttcattcttattttttactatGTCTATTCATGGGGATTATGCATGGTATAGGATATGGAATAAGTTTTACTATACCTCTATCTTgtacatataaatattttaaaaataatagggGATTAATAAGTGGTATTGTAATATCTGCTATTTCATTATGCCCTTTTTTATATTGCCCTTTACAAACTCTTcttattaacaaaaataatgttTTACCTTCTATGGAAGCAAATAGTGACTcaaaagaattatattttaatgacGAAGAGGTTTTGAATAGACTTTCTCATGTTCTTTTTATTCAATCTATTATggctttatttttatgtagtTTAGGTGGATTTTTAGCTACAATTGATATTAAGGAAAGTAATGAAAATTCAGAAAAAGTACTTGCCAAAGAAATAGACATGAAGAATTCtgataataaaatagtaaatttagaagaaaatgaagtaGTATTATTACCacaagaaaaagaagaaacatTTCAAAATGATTTAACTAAtgaatttaaagaaaataataagaatGATAGTATAATTTACGATGAAAATGGTAATTGTAAGGATGGTGCAGGTACTTGTTTAACTGAGAGatttataaagaataataacTCTATCAATGAttcaaataatgaaatacaAGCAACTGATGTTAAtggatataaaaaagaaaataattctctttgtaataaaaagaatgacAAATTGAATACATATGAAAatgaatgtaaaaaaaaattttacaatatAAAATGCACagaagataaaaattttataatccTTTGGCTATCTATAGTATTATTTAActcttatataaattttattataatgtaTTGGAAGATTATTGGTATTAATTATACAAATGTAgaagataaaattataacaTTAAATGGAAGTTTTGCTAATAGTGTATCAAATATAATAGGAAGGTTAATTTGGGGATATCTTTATGATAAATTTGATTTCagctatattttattattattaggtTCTTGTGTGTTCTCCTGTTGCTTTATCCTACCTTTAATTTcccacatatatatattgtatcTACTTATTTGCtctatcttttatttttgtatagGCGGAAGTTTAGTTACTATTCCTGTTGTAactctaaaaaaatatggagAACAATATTTTTCTCTAAATATGTCTATTTTATATACTAGCAGGATAGCTAATACATTTATATGTAGTTTACTCGTAAATGTTTTCTACAGTTTATTAACATTAAAATACATAAGTATTTCTTTTGGATTAGTTTCTTTTCTGTCAactatttctatattttatctgacaaaataa